CTGCGAAACGGTGAGAGAAGGCCTGGACATCACTAAGGATGTAGAGGATCCCTTGATAATTGACCATTGCACGGTTCCCTTGCGGGAAGGAGGAGAACTGTAAGCGCTATGTAGCCGAGAAAAGTTAGGAGGATACTATACATTAAGTAATTCTCCTCGGCGAAAACCATGAGGGAAATAGAGTCTAGCAGGCCGATAGCCTCGTAGTTGGGGTTCATGATGTGTACACGGCCCCACCAGCTTACGGGGAACATGAAGAACCATAGCATCACATACGTGGAGTAGATTATTGATATAGCCCTCTTGAACACGTTGAAACGGTCTAAAACGAAATACATGGCGGTAAAACCCATGAGGGGGGCGAAGTATTGATAGTTCACCCTCCAATAAGTGGTTAGAAATATCAGGTATGAAAGGTAAAAATTCTCTAGCGCGAACACGATATCAAACCGTTCCCTCAACAGCTTCAAGAAGAGGAAAGTGAATAGGAGAAGAGCAGGAACCCACCAGTTCGCTGTTACCCAGGTGAAGTCTCCTCTCGTTTTCGAATTCATATAGGTTGCGAGGCTGGAAAACCCGTTGAAACTATAGCAGAGAGGTGGCGTGTAACCGGGTGCACTAATGTTCTTTAAGACTGAATAGTGGGTTAGCAGACTACCGGGACAGGAGATTTCAAATGGCAAATAAGTTATGAGCACGCCAGTTGTAAAGCTTAACACCCCGGCAACCACCCTCTTTGCCTCCTTCAGTAGGGGTTTGCACGCGTATATCGCGGTAATAAGTGCTGGGAAAACGATATTGGGCTTAACTGCTACGGAGAAGCCTGCGAGAAATGAGACTAAAACTGTGTATCGAAGAGATTCACTGCCTTGTCTCAAAAGGAGTAAAATAGAAACTGCTAGAGGGAAGAATGCTACAGCATCAAACATACCGTATATTGATGAGACATAAATCGTTACAGGATTCAAGTAGTAGAAGCCTACGGATAGCAATGATTTTCGCGTTGAAAACGGTTTAACAATGAAATATATGGTTAATGCTGATAAAGTATCGAATAAGATGAAGACGGATTTGGAAGCAATGATCCAATCTGTTGGGACGTACACATAATATGTTCCAGCATCCCAATAATGGATTACCGGTGTCGGCGCGATCATTCTCGGGATTGATAAGAGAATTACAAGGATGGGACCGTAGGGGTAAGGCCACGGGTAAGGCCAGTTCTCACTGATGTGTGACTCCGTGCCAGAATACTTGAAAAAGCATAGGTTTTTGGATAAGAAAGTATCCGCGAAGCCCGCGAATTGAGCTATATCGCTCCCACTGGTATATGGGGCTATAGAGAGCCTTACCAACAGCCCCGCTCCAACAATGAGAGCTAGGATTACAAGGTGAAGGGTTACACGTATTCTCAAGCTATATTCCCCGCATCAAGGTGACGAGTAGCATCTGAAGCGAGCGGGGCATGGATGCGAGTGGTGCGGGTTGCCGATATGTTAAACCCCAGTGCTCCACGTATTTCTCTGATGATTTATCTAGTAATTCGATGTCCTGGCTGTCAAGACTTAATGATAAAGCCTTAGCGTATTCTACGATCCTTGCAGGATTAGTAGTCCCGACAACAGGTATCGCGCCTTTGCTGATCAACCATGCTAAGGCCACGGTTGATTTGGAAACACCGTGTCTTACAGCTACATGGTTAAGCGCGTTTTGAAGCTTTTCATCTTTCGAAGCAGTTTTAAACACGCCATCCATTCTCTGGGCGAGATTCTTAGGCTCTGTTAACCCGGCCAGGGCCCCCTTAGCGAGAGGGCTCCACGCCAATAAGACTATATTATTCCTTTTCATGTATTCTAGGAGCTCTTTCTCAACGACCCTGTACGCGAGACTGTATTGCAACTGGTTTGCGACAGGCTCTATTTTTCTAACACAGTTTAACGCTTCCCTCAACTCTTTTAATCCATAATTCGATAACCCGTAAGCTGCGACATAGCCCTGTGCAACAAGAGATTCCAAAGCGTTCACGACTTTACATATCTCGTTCATGTTTCGAGGGGGCCAGTGGTGAAGAACTATATCCGGCTTAAACCCAAGTCTCTTATGGCTGTTTTTAAACGCTTTCAGGAATTCCTCGAAAACTGGTTTGCGGAAACCAGCGATCTTTGTTACTACCACAATCTCCTCCCTTGCATCAAGTCTTAAAATAGCCTCGCCGAGAAGTCTTTCCGACCTTCCATTACCATATATTTCGGCAGTATCGATCAGGTTTATCCCATGGCTTATGGCTGTGCTTAAAAGCAGTGAAACCTGTGTCGTGGTCAGGCTTTTACCCCATAGTTTTGATGAAAACTGCCATGTTCCAAGACCGAGCCTGCTAACTTTTAGCCCGGCATGTTTAAGCTCGATCACGGCGGCGCCACCTAGGGTTTTACAGTGAAATAGATTCTTTTCTTATTCTTCCCCTTGTTCTCAATCTTCAGGAGGACGATCTCGCCTATCTCCAACGTATTCCGTACGTGAGGGCCGCCGTCTGCCTGCACGTCAATCCCTGGTATCTCAACTATTCTAAGCTTATCCACGGAGGGCGGCATTCTAGCAGCCAGCTTCACAACGCCAGGTATTTTCAAGGCCTCGTCCCTAGGGAGCCAGTATATTTTCACTTCCAATGCTTGTCTAACAATCTGATTCGCCTTTTCAACCGCCTTGAGGAACGCTTCCCTATCGAAGGTTTCCATGCTATAGTCGTCATACGCGTATTCCTCAGAGATGTTTCCACCAGTTATGAGAGCATTGTAATCCCTGTACATTATTGCTGATAATAAGTGTGCCGCGGTGTGAAGCCTCATCAGCCTGTAGCGTCTATTCCAGTTAAGCCTTAACAATACTTTAACCCCTTCCGAAGCCTCTAACGGCTTCTCGAGCTCGTGAATTAGTAAACCGGATTCCTTATCGTAGTACACGCTGTTTACGGGGATTTCTAAGCCGTTATAAACAATCCATCCCGTGTCGTTGTCAACCCCTCCACTCTTGGGGTGGAAAATCGTCTTGTCTAGGACGAGCCTGTTCGATAATACTTTAATCACTGTTGCTCCCAGCTCCCTCAAATATGAGTCATGCTGATAGACTAATTCTGTCATCTAGGCCCCACTCCTAGATAGTAATTTTGTCATCGAAGAATTATTAACTTAATAGTAGCCGGGCGGGGATTCGAACCCCGGTCGCGGGGTATCTTCCGAGCGGACCAAAGCCCCGCATCCTTGGCCGCTAGACGACCCGGCTATCATTAAAAATATATTTCCAGAAGGGATTTTTAACTTTCATTGCTTAATGGAATTATTTAAAAGCGTTTTCTACGAGCCTTTTTTTAAGTATTTCTAAAAATTTATAAGGGAGTTAAATGAAAGATTAAAGGGCTGGTGTTTCTTTATGGAGGATAACCCTGTGGAGAATACTTCTATGGAAGCAGGCAAGGAATCAAAGCCGAAGCAACCCTGCCCGCATGACAAACTAGTCTATGATAGCGAGCACGGAGAGTATGTTTGCCTGGATACTGGCGAGGTTGTCGAGGAGAAAATAATTGATGAGAGGCCGGAGTGGAGGGCTTTCACGCCTGAGGAGAGAGGTAGGAGAGCTAGGACGGGAGGCCCGTTAACAACTACTGTACACGACATGGGGTTCGCCACAGCTATTGACTACTCCAACAAGGATGCTGCTGGGAGAAAGCTAATGGGTAAGAGGCAGGAGTTGGTAAAGCTGAGGAAGTGGCAGGCCAGGACTAGAATACTTACCAGCATGGATAGGAACCTGGCGCAGGCAATGAACGAGTTGGAGAGACTGGGGGACTTGTTAAACCTTCCATCACATGTGAAGGAAGAGGCAGCTAGAATATACAGGGAGGCTGTCGAGAAAGGGCTCGTAAGAGGTAGAAGTATCGAGAGCGTTATAGCCGCAGCTGTTTACGTCGCATGCAGGGAGTTGAAGGTTCCGAGATCGCTTGACGAAGTGTCGAGACACACCCGAATAGGAAGAAAGGACATTGCAAGATGCTACAGGTTGCTCCTAAGGGAGCTGGATATTAAAGTCGGCACCACCGACCCTGTTGACTACGTTCCCAGAATAGTGCACGCGTTAGGATTACCCGGCACTGTTGTGAAGAAGGCTGTCGAGCTTTTAAACGTGGCCAGAGAGCACGGGGTTACAGGAGGGAAAGACCCTGCAGGGCTTGCGGCTGCAGCCGTCTACGTGGCGTCATTGGAGCTCGGCGAGAAGAGGACTCAGAAGGAAGTAGCACATGTTGCTGGAGTGACCGAAGTAACTGTGAGGAACAGGTATAAGGAGTTGGCGAAAATTTTTGGATTAGATGCGAACGCTGTTTGATGGTAGCTAGTCCAGTATTAGTATGTTCTCGGGTTGGAAGCCGAACTCATCGATCAATATTTGTTTAACCTTATGCCTATGGTCACCCTGAAGCTCTATCCTGCCTTCTTTGAAAGTTCCACCAGTAGCTAGCTTTGTCTTAAGGGTTTTGGCGATCTGCTTTAAAAGATTCTTATCGTCCGGAAGCCCTTCTATAATAGTTACTTCTTTACCAAACTTCCTTTCATCAAGCCTTATCTTGATTACCTGTTGCTCTATGGATAGTTGCTCGCATAGCTCCGGAGGAAGTCCACCACATAGTGATTCGTCCAGGCTCGAATACATCACCATATCCAACCTGTAACCTTTTGTGTCTATAATAATTATTCACCAATCCCTTAAAAATTTATAATTAGGATTACGGCTTGGAATAGGTTGGGTGGGTCTATGGTAAAGTATAGATGTGGAAGATGTGGTTACGTGTTCGACCCAGAGGAGATGAAGGTTTTCGGCAGAGGTAAGGTCAAGTGTCCCAGGTGTACTTACGAGATAGTTTATAAATTGGCTAAGCCTTACAGGCTTGTTAAAGCCATTTAGTATTTCTAAAAGCTTTATCCATCGCCATTACCTCAAGAATAATCTTCCCGGCCAGCGCGCTAGTAACATCGTTAACATCTACTAACGGATTAACCTCAACCAGGTCGAAACCTATTACCTTGTTGTTGGACTCGAATATTTTCTTTACTACTTTAAGAAGTGTTAGAGGGTCCATGCCCAAGGGCTCAGGGTTTCCAACCCCTGGAGCATAAGCAGGATCTATCACGTCAATGTCTAGGCTAACATAGGTTCGGCCGAGATTTTCAAACTCTTTACCAACCGCTTCCAGATCTTTTGATTCCAGGATGTTGAGAACTTTCAGTCCAGAACTTTTCACATAGTCGAGCTCATCCTTACTATACGCCCTCGACCCAATGTGTAGCACGTTTAAGTCTAATTCTTCAACGATTCTTCTCAGAAATGTTGCGTGATTATATTTCGAGCTTAAGTATTCGCTCCTAAGATCTAAGTGAGCGTCGAAAACCACCAGCGTGTCAATGGTTTTATCGAACGCTTTCACTATAGGGTATGTAATCAAGTGTTCTCCACCTATAAATATTGTCAGGGCATCCGGGTAGAGACCCCGGAGCTCTCTCACAGCGTCTTCAATAATTCTCAAACTTTTTTCTACTTCACCCGGCGGTAGGACTAGGTTTCCAAGGTCATTAATTCTATCGTCCTCGAGGATTAGCCCGGTTAGAAGACTGTAAAACTCGAGATTGCAGGATGCGGACCTCACACTGTCGGGTGCGAAACGCGTCCCCGGCTTATAAGTGGTTGTACTATCGAACGGAATACCCAGCAGGATCCATGCTGAATTAGCCTTGGGGAGGCATGCGAAACCAATCGTTTCCTGGGTCAGCAGGTCTAACACACCCATTTCAAACACCGCCTGCTATAAATGCTTATATAAAGTTAATTAAATTATCATTCCGTAATAAGAGGGGGTTTAATGAACCATAGCGAAGAGATCTATGACGCGGTAATGGATCTTGCAAGGAGAAGAGGCTTCTTCTGGGGCTCTTTTGAAATATACGGGGGAGTAGCCGGCTTCTACGATTATGGTCCCCTCGGAGTTTTGCTTAAGAGGAGAATTCAGGATTTATGGTTGAAGTACTTTGTTTACTCAAACGACATGGTTGTCGAGGTGGAGACTCCTATTATAAATCCTAGAGTTATTTTCAAAGCTAGCGGGCACGAGGAAAGCTTCACAGACCCTGTTACCGAGTGCTTGAAGTGTGGAAGAATATACAGGGTTGACCACCTTCTCAAGGAGGTTCTAGGGGTTGAGGCGGAAGGGCTATCTCCCGAGGAATATAAAAAAATTATAATTGAGAAAAATGTTAAATGCCCTGCGTGTAGTGGAGAATTAGCAGAGCCCTCATATACGCTTCTATTGTTCAAAACTGAGATTGGACCCTACAAGGGTTCCCTGGGTTATTTAAGGCCGGAGAACGCTCAGGGCATGTTCGTGAATTTCGCTAACGTCCTGAGAATAACAAGGAACAAGTTGCCTTTAGGAATAGCCCAAGTGGGTAAGGTTGCGAGGAATGAGATCTCACCGAGGCAAGGACTGCTAAGGCTGAGGGAGTTCACTATTATGGAGATGGAGTTCTTTTTCGATCCCGAAACCGTCTCGGAGGATATTCGTGAGTACCTGTCTCAAGAACTCCTCAGTGAGAAGTTGAATGTTCTAACGGCGGAGGACAGGGAGAAGGGTGTTTCGGAACCCAGGACATACACTGTGAAAGAGCTAATAGAAAACAGCATTGTTAAGACTCCATGGCTTGCCTTATGGATGGGTGTCGGAAACAGGTTTCTAAGAAGTCTTGGAATAGACCCTAATAGGACAAGATTTATCGAGAAACTTCCTAAAGAGAGGGCTCACTACTCCGCACAAACGTTCGACCAGGAGGTTAAGACTGAGAAGTACGGGTGGATTGAGGTAGCAGGCTACGCCTATAGGACCACGTATGACCTGGAAAGACACATAATGTTCAGCAATGCTGACTTAACATTTTTTAAACGGTTCGAGAAGCCCTTAGAGAAGACGGTTAAGAAGGCTTACCCAAGTGTTTCAAAAATACGCGAAGTATTCGGAGACATGTATTCAGAGGTCATGAAAAAGCTGTTGGAGAAGCAGCCTACGGAGCTATACGCTTTACTTGAGAACACAGGCTTTATAGAGGTCAATGGATTCAAGCTTGGCAGGGAGTTCTTTATATTCAAAGAAGAAGTTGAGAAGGTCCACGGAGTCAAGATAGTTCCCCACGTTGTTGAACCATCGTTTGGCCTTGAAAGGCTCCTCTACGTTGTCCTGGAAAACTCTCTTAAAACAAGGGAGGAGAAAACCGTTCTAGCACTCCCACCACAGATAGCTCCATACCATGTAGCGGTCTTCCCATTGGTTACTGGTTCGAAACCCGAGCATAGGAGAATCGTGGAGTTAGCGAGGAAAACATACTGGGATCTTATCAACGCTGGCTTCAATTGTATTTACGATGATGATGGTAGTATTGGAAGAAGGTATGCAAGGGTTGATGAGATAGGGGTCCCCTTAGCAGTAACTGTGGATTATCAGAGCATTGAAGACGAGACAGTAACGGTGAGAGATAGGGATACAACTCAACAGGAAAGAGTTCACTTAGGCAACTTAAAGAAATACTTGGCCGAGAAACTTGGAATCACTGTTTTTTAACCAGCATAACCTAAAACTAAGATATGAGATAAATCAGTATGGTGGAAATTAATGAGTGAGGGAGAGCAGGTTAGAAACGCTCAAGAGCAACAGCAGAAACCAGATATTTCAAAGCTAGTTTCAATCGTACCGCCAGCATCTGAGTTGAAGAAGAAGGAGAAGATTCTTTCAGAGAAAAGGCTAAGGGTTAAATACGATGAGTCATTGAAGGAGCCCATAGCCAAGATACCCAAGCCTATTGCTGGAATGCTGGGGATTAAAGACGGGGATAGTGTTGAGGTTGTTGTTGCTGGGAGGAAAAAATTCATGTTCAAAGCAGTGATTATTGAATCACAGGAGGAGAATACTATTTACGTATACCCGGAAGAGCTTAAGATAAACGGGGTGGCCGACAATAGTATCGCAACCCTTAGAAAATCGAGACAATGATGACGAAGCATATGTGTATTCTATAATGAAGTCATTAGTAGACAAGTACGAGGAGACTCTCTCGCAAGCAAAAATAGCAGCAGGTTATATTGGGGTAGATGATAACCGGGTAATGGTTTTTCTTAAGGGATTAGACAAGTTGCTGGAGGAGTCCGTTTTTCTCACATTGAACCCTGATAAGTTTTCGAAAAAATACCTAACAAGCGATCTAGGAAGATTCGTGAGAGCGTATTATAGCTATTTAAAAATCATTGGGATACCATATTTGATAGAGTTGCTCGAAGAACTCCTTAAAAAGCTAGAGAATTCCACATGTAAAGATTGTGTTGACAAGACTAGGAGCTTAATAACGAGTTTCAACCAGCTCCTGGGCACTCTACGATCTCGAGAAGAACTCCCTTAACAAACCTGGGTGCAACTTCCGTTATTTTAACCCTTCCTCTACAGCCATTAACTTTTCCCGAGAACTGAGGCTCTGCTTCAACGAAAACTACGGGCCCGTGTTTAACCGGGTACCCGTACACTCCTCTCTTAGTTTCCAGTAAGAATACTTCTAAGATACTACCCCGGAGATTTTTCTTCACCATGTAATTATACTCATCGATGCGTTTTTTCATCAATAATGTAATCTCCTTGTCAAATCCCAGCGGAAGTTTCTTCATCTTGAAAGATGTCTGAGGCAGGGGTATGTATTTGTAAAGCGTTATCTTCTCCACGTTGGCGCCGGCCAGTTCGTCTACAAGGCTAAGGGTTTTCAAGTATGTACTCGAATCCATATAGGGCAAGCCATACATGAGATAGACGTAAGGTCTTAAACCATTCTCGCTCAGAAGTTTAGAGGCCTTCACGACATCCCCGGGGCTTATGGGCTTGCCTAGAACGCGGTTGTTGAACTCTCCATCACCTGTTTCGCAACCTATGTGAATGGTTGTGCCCTTCAAGTACCTCCCGAGGAGGGAAGCGACTTCTCGATCCACGAGGCAGGCCTTAACGTTTTCAATGCTAATTGTCACTCTGCCTTTTTCAACCTCCCTGATCGATGCGAGCTGGTTCAATAGCTCCTCAATCGCTTCGATATTGGCTGGAGGATTGCATGGATCTGTTATAACCCTGCTCCCGGTTTTCCTCTCACGATAGTAGTCAAGGAAGTCGGGAGCACTTAACACGATTCTCCTAGCCCCATTAGCGATTAACTCCTCAACCTCCCTCTTTACT
This is a stretch of genomic DNA from Thermosphaera aggregans DSM 11486. It encodes these proteins:
- a CDS encoding aldo/keto reductase, with the translated sequence MIELKHAGLKVSRLGLGTWQFSSKLWGKSLTTTQVSLLLSTAISHGINLIDTAEIYGNGRSERLLGEAILRLDAREEIVVVTKIAGFRKPVFEEFLKAFKNSHKRLGFKPDIVLHHWPPRNMNEICKVVNALESLVAQGYVAAYGLSNYGLKELREALNCVRKIEPVANQLQYSLAYRVVEKELLEYMKRNNIVLLAWSPLAKGALAGLTEPKNLAQRMDGVFKTASKDEKLQNALNHVAVRHGVSKSTVALAWLISKGAIPVVGTTNPARIVEYAKALSLSLDSQDIELLDKSSEKYVEHWGLTYRQPAPLASMPRSLQMLLVTLMRGI
- the alaXM gene encoding alanyl-tRNA editing protein AlaXM, which encodes MTELVYQHDSYLRELGATVIKVLSNRLVLDKTIFHPKSGGVDNDTGWIVYNGLEIPVNSVYYDKESGLLIHELEKPLEASEGVKVLLRLNWNRRYRLMRLHTAAHLLSAIMYRDYNALITGGNISEEYAYDDYSMETFDREAFLKAVEKANQIVRQALEVKIYWLPRDEALKIPGVVKLAARMPPSVDKLRIVEIPGIDVQADGGPHVRNTLEIGEIVLLKIENKGKNKKRIYFTVKP
- a CDS encoding transcription initiation factor IIB, producing MEAGKESKPKQPCPHDKLVYDSEHGEYVCLDTGEVVEEKIIDERPEWRAFTPEERGRRARTGGPLTTTVHDMGFATAIDYSNKDAAGRKLMGKRQELVKLRKWQARTRILTSMDRNLAQAMNELERLGDLLNLPSHVKEEAARIYREAVEKGLVRGRSIESVIAAAVYVACRELKVPRSLDEVSRHTRIGRKDIARCYRLLLRELDIKVGTTDPVDYVPRIVHALGLPGTVVKKAVELLNVAREHGVTGGKDPAGLAAAAVYVASLELGEKRTQKEVAHVAGVTEVTVRNRYKELAKIFGLDANAV
- a CDS encoding translation initiation factor, producing MYSSLDESLCGGLPPELCEQLSIEQQVIKIRLDERKFGKEVTIIEGLPDDKNLLKQIAKTLKTKLATGGTFKEGRIELQGDHRHKVKQILIDEFGFQPENILILD
- a CDS encoding DNA-directed RNA polymerase subunit P; this translates as MVKYRCGRCGYVFDPEEMKVFGRGKVKCPRCTYEIVYKLAKPYRLVKAI
- the speB gene encoding agmatinase; translation: MGVLDLLTQETIGFACLPKANSAWILLGIPFDSTTTYKPGTRFAPDSVRSASCNLEFYSLLTGLILEDDRINDLGNLVLPPGEVEKSLRIIEDAVRELRGLYPDALTIFIGGEHLITYPIVKAFDKTIDTLVVFDAHLDLRSEYLSSKYNHATFLRRIVEELDLNVLHIGSRAYSKDELDYVKSSGLKVLNILESKDLEAVGKEFENLGRTYVSLDIDVIDPAYAPGVGNPEPLGMDPLTLLKVVKKIFESNNKVIGFDLVEVNPLVDVNDVTSALAGKIILEVMAMDKAFRNTKWL
- the glyS gene encoding glycine--tRNA ligase — its product is MNHSEEIYDAVMDLARRRGFFWGSFEIYGGVAGFYDYGPLGVLLKRRIQDLWLKYFVYSNDMVVEVETPIINPRVIFKASGHEESFTDPVTECLKCGRIYRVDHLLKEVLGVEAEGLSPEEYKKIIIEKNVKCPACSGELAEPSYTLLLFKTEIGPYKGSLGYLRPENAQGMFVNFANVLRITRNKLPLGIAQVGKVARNEISPRQGLLRLREFTIMEMEFFFDPETVSEDIREYLSQELLSEKLNVLTAEDREKGVSEPRTYTVKELIENSIVKTPWLALWMGVGNRFLRSLGIDPNRTRFIEKLPKERAHYSAQTFDQEVKTEKYGWIEVAGYAYRTTYDLERHIMFSNADLTFFKRFEKPLEKTVKKAYPSVSKIREVFGDMYSEVMKKLLEKQPTELYALLENTGFIEVNGFKLGREFFIFKEEVEKVHGVKIVPHVVEPSFGLERLLYVVLENSLKTREEKTVLALPPQIAPYHVAVFPLVTGSKPEHRRIVELARKTYWDLINAGFNCIYDDDGSIGRRYARVDEIGVPLAVTVDYQSIEDETVTVRDRDTTQQERVHLGNLKKYLAEKLGITVF
- a CDS encoding B12-binding domain-containing radical SAM protein, with product MPRFLVVDALARAQGSRYSTFDVVGAGPRVVAGLLADRDETLLKPYEEVYRNVSSYLDYEFVMVSAMTSDKVAVKKLVSRLRRKGFRGKIVLGGPITSEGEGLLGLYKEIDYLIIGEAEIPLQKFVECVVEKSCELNEVPALVYRVKGRTVTTGPHVHTPEELLNSVKPWTMLGESYNPPSVFRIYVEVVRGCSNYHRPLLRKLGCLECLKCRSGAPAERLKCPVNIPPGCGFCSVPFLFGPPRSKNPVVVKREVEELIANGARRIVLSAPDFLDYYRERKTGSRVITDPCNPPANIEAIEELLNQLASIREVEKGRVTISIENVKACLVDREVASLLGRYLKGTTIHIGCETGDGEFNNRVLGKPISPGDVVKASKLLSENGLRPYVYLMYGLPYMDSSTYLKTLSLVDELAGANVEKITLYKYIPLPQTSFKMKKLPLGFDKEITLLMKKRIDEYNYMVKKNLRGSILEVFLLETKRGVYGYPVKHGPVVFVEAEPQFSGKVNGCRGRVKITEVAPRFVKGVLLEIVECPGAG